taaaaagcTATGTAAACATATCAATCAGACTCAATACAATATAGTCTTTAtatgctttcgctctctcttctctctctccgtcTTCCGCTATCcaatatatatttaacaatatatttaacacaaacaaacaaagcttaATTTCAACATATTACTCCAAGGTAGAATTTCTACACAGGAGAACAATTTAAGAAATTAGCAATTATCAACCCTCTTTACAATCTCATACAAAGCATGATCACATACTAGTCAAAACTTGGACTGGTCCAATCAGGCTTATGAAAGACAGAAGAAGGGGAGATTTCGTCCCAGAAGGGAGAACAACATGGTAAAGAGAATATATAAGCGAGTAAATTAAGTACAACATACAATTTAAGGGAGAACAACATGGTGAATGTgtcaagaaaataataataaaaaaaaaaacatcaaataagTTCATCACATATTccccaaaataagaaaaaggttAACATATAGTATGATGTGCAAAGAGCCAAAGAGGTAATCGAGTATGCAAACTTGCCTTTTCTTGCACTTGCATAAGAAGTATTTGCCGTCCCTCCCGAGACTCCATCTTTTGCATTTAGTAGAACAAGACTCTCCAagtatttatcccaaaaaaataaacactccACAAACCTAGTTTTAATTTCCGAGGatgaaaatttacaaaattttatcTGAGTAACACGTTGGATATTTGGTTCATAGGAAAGAAGCTCCACATTTCTGTTAGTAACTAGAACTTCACCGTTTTGCCTGAAGGCTACCACCCTCTTTAATCCACTTATATGAATGTTGAATAGCTTAGTCCAAGATTCTCCAATGCCATACTCTTTCATGATCCATAGAGAAACAGACTGTTCCTGCTCTTGTTGATTAAACGGGACAAGACAAAGTAATCCATCACGCACCGCAACAgtcatattcaaataaaatttccCAACAAAGCAGTTGGGCATTGCAATCTCACGAAACACCTCATCACCCATATCAAACGCCACTATCACATTGCGAAATGTGCGCTCACCTGGTGCAGTAAGGGCGACCCAGTGGGATGCCCTATTGACAAAAACGGATAAGCAACGGTCACGGACAATATATGAGGGAGCAGGGGAAGTAATAGCTCGCCAGCAGCCAGTGTTAAGCGTATAGATCTCGACCAGCGGGGGAACCTTCGGGATAGGCAGCCCATGATATGCAAGTCTGACCAGCTTAACATCATTGGTAGATGGGTCATACCCAAATCCATGGAAATGCTTACAAATGTGGAGTGACTTTGACCACAAGGTGAAGTTAGGGTCAGGAAGGCTTAGAGCTCTATGAATGGAAGGGTTCCATAGACTATAGCCATATCTGCGATAAGGATTATCATAAGCAAAGCAGAATAGCGCATTCCACGAACCCACTATGTTGGGAAGAATATCTAAAGTTGAAGTTATGTCGAATGGGTATTTCAAGTGGATGAAGTTTCTATTACGACCAAATGATCCATCATCAGAGCGCAGACTAAAGTACTGGAAGTGTCTAGGTGGAAAATATTTCAAGAAAACCGTTCCGACGTACCGAAAGAGAACTCGGTTGCTCTTATTGATGTAATCGCTTCGAGAGAGAGCTCGGCTGGTGTGGGCGGCGATGAAGGCGTTGCTGGAGATTAGAGAAAACCAGTCCTTGCAAACGCACCTGAATCTCACCAGTGACTTCACAGGGAGTCTTATGAGGATTTCTTCCACAACTTCGTTTGGGAGAGAATTAACTTTTTCCTTCTTGgagaatcttcttcttcttcttcttcttcttcttctagtttTGGAAATCAAAGATAGGCGCGAAAGCAGCAGCTTCAATCTACGAATTAACATCTGATGATGACAGATTCGAACACCCTTTGTGATTACCCTTTCAACACTTGAACAGGGGGCGTTCTATATATGGAGGTGGCCGATGAACAATAGCAAATGTGCAAGGGAAGATGTAGGTGTGAGTATTCTGTGTTAGTCTTTACAGTGATGAACCTTAAAAAGCGCTCTGAAAAAGACTctgtttatttgttaattaaaaacctccacctccacctccacctccacctctgGTCTCTTTACACTCTGTTTattctttgctttttatttatttattatttatttgtttttctttttctttttcttggagttttgaattatttattatttatttgttttttatttcttggaGTGTTGAAGATCAGATCTGCAATCACCCATCCACCTTTGTCATCCAATGCCTCTTCTCTTCCTTTGCGGGTATGATCCTAACAATTATGATATACCACATGCGTCGCATTGGCCCGCATGAGCTTCATAGTCTCTTAACTCTTTTATGAACAACATTTGGGCTTCAACGAAATATACCTCTCTATCTTAGAAAGATATCCCACAACTCTTGTAAATATATCTCTTAGTCAGGGGCGGAGCTACATGGCCCATTGGAGGGTTGCTCGCCTCGCTAAGGGGCCATGTTTTCCcccaaaaaatttttaaaaattaaaattttatccctaaattttttaattttgccgcCCTCAAAACTTTAAATGCTAGTACCACCCATACACTTAGTACTTTCAATTCCCTTGAAAGTTGGTAAGGAAGTAAGAACTCGTTATGGAAATATCCATCATGGGCTGCAACTACTAGTTTCACTGGCTGCATTCCTGCTTGGCTTCTACCTTCAAAGTCTCTATGCAAAGCGGTAAAATGCTAGCTCTCTGTCTAGAATGGTGTTTTTCATTTATTTGCTTGTATTTTgcgttaataaaaaatacagtTATGTAGTTTGGAGGTTAGGGAGTAGGGACTATACAATCAGtccatttcaatttcttttctttctcagtTCGAATTCCAAACAATATAATTTCAGCCCTATCTTTCTAaacttttttatctttttatatttcatcTGCCTTTTAAAATGCAGTCATAGTcaatttacctttattttcaaCCGTTGTTCCACCAGACTGCATCGCATACATTATCAAGGTGACCCTTTTCTCAGCCTTTTGATCAAAGAATTATGAGACTAGATCTGTATGGAGCCggttaccctttttattttagttttaaccTTCCtattatagatttttttattttttttatttatttattttttaatgttatcaCTTATCATTGTCTTGCATAGGAAAATAAAAGTATACTATggttaatatatttatcataatCTATTCTATAGCCATACAAATTATTATTGCCAATTTGCCGTCTCGTGCATTATTCACCGTTAAAAAGTTTACTCAGGTTTGTTCGTTATATATGCGTAGACATCCTCCTTCTTTGATAATGgtttttaaaatactttttctatttttaaaaccaaaaaacacacttttttctaaaatcattaacaaacaattcaaaacacaaaacatttttgaaacgtggattaaaaaaaaaaaaaaaaaaaaatctcatctaAACACTTCTCAAATTCATTATCAAACACACTTGTTCTACCTGTCTCTAGTCTTTTACATATTTATGTATAGGGTTGAAACAATTTAGGCCTTCGGCAGGGACTTTGACAAATTacattgcttaaaaaaaaattaaatacataaGAAATTAGGGATTATTGAGCATTCAAACTTTGCACACCTAATAGATTCGTTTGATTTGGGAAAAATAGAAATgtttatttggtatttatttacttcattaTAGTTCCATTTGATAAATAATCAATCTTTCCCTTTtccccctctcccgctttgattaaataataataataataataaattaaaaaaaaaaaaaagataaataatagatcaatgttttatcatttgttttGGTTACATATATACTAATGAAACCTTTTTATGTTCAAAttgtaaaagaatatataatcaATCACATAAACTCCCACTCTCATATTTCCACTTTCACACTTCCTGACATGGTTTTTAAGAATCACTATTgcattaaaatttaatagtaatcaaTCTCAAATCCAATGCTACTATTAAAAGCACCGTCAAGGAGTGTGAGAGTGACAGTGtgtctaacattactctttctaATCACATGGACTTCTCCAATAGGCAATACAGAACTACCATTTCAGAAACTCTTATGTGTtgctttttaaagtttaatggTCTAAGTGCAAATAGACTAGCTGTCACAGAATCTAAGTTTTCTCCCAAGTATCAAAACTACCCAACAAACATGATGAAGAAGAATTACAATAAAGCTCCATGGTACGTAGCTGCCATAAGACTAAACCTCTTCTTCACTTTTTAGCTTCAAGCTATTTCATCGCTTCATACCCCACCTTATACTCAAATAAACATACTGCAAATACTCGGTggaagttttttccttttcttttcttttttcttcatgagGATACACACACTTGACACACTCTAAGCTTGAGAATATCTCTCCAGTTAATTTTCTTCAAAGGTCCAAATCAATTAAATGTTCTGATTCTTGTCATTTGACCAATCACAAACATAAAATATCATTCTAGCTGTGCTTacatattcttttattatttctacATTTATGGATTACATGATCCCTGTCAttgacgaaaaagaaaaaagaaagtaacaaATGCATTACTGCCAGTCTGCAATCGATTATGGATAGCTTACCTTTTCCTGCTTGCTCGCATTTGACCCATGGCATTTGTCCCAACCTGGAAAGACAGTTAACCCACATGAGAGAATACAGAATGAAAACGCTAAAACTAGAAAAAGGGGTATGTACTGACAGATCGGAGGAAATGAAAACGAATACAATAGTGAGTTTTTATGCTGGATACATTTTGATTTTCGCATAAGCCCATCAATCACTGAAACAAAGCCCAAGACCTGAAACTGAAAATGTTCCAACTCCTAAAACAATGGAGCAAAGCTGACATCTGtatcttcctttttctcttcctaCTTTTCTTTCTCCTTGTGCTAACCAAAGGAATATGAAGTCACCTGCCCTCCCAAAACTCCACCTGCAGACTGCTACATTCAGTAGAACAAAGCTCTCCACACAAGTATCCAAATAAAAGAGGCTACGAATGTGAAGATCCAAAGTTCGTTGGCTACTATGTATGTAAGAAAACAATTTTCCATCCTTGGTCACTAGAACTTCACCATTCTTTGTAAAGCCTATCACCCTCTCCAGTCCTCCCCTCAAAGAGATTTGACACAACTCAAACCTTTTATGTGCAGCTTTATCATCACAACTTGATAATATAACACACATACCCATCCAAACACACCAGCTTCTTCAGGTTGACTCATGCCCCAGGTACTAAGGCTtgaggccccgtttggtttgcggaatataGGAAAATGATATTCCTGGGAATAGAAAAGgttggaatgaaataattattcaaattgtttagtttggtagcaacacatatttcataattagaattgaactaaaatgactaaaaagcccatttgatttctaatttttttaaaactcaaattaaaaaaaaaaagaaaaagaaaaagaaaaaaaaaagagggttaAATGtgtggtggccgaccaccccaatgggtggctagccacccacAGCATGCACTGGGGGTGGCCACGCCACCCCCAGAGGACCTCGCCATGAACCTCTTGGGACAGTGCGGCCACCCTTGgtgccattgggggtggcctcTCATCAGGGGTGGTCGCGgacacccccaagggccattgggggtggccgcgatGTGAATCGGGGTGGCCCAAAATCTCACCGGGGTTGGTcttggccacccccagtggCCCTGGCAGCCACCCCCAGAGGACCTCGCCGTGACCCTCTGGGAGTGGCTGGGgctgttgggggtggccgcgccacCCCTAGGGCCTTCtatgggtggctggccacccattTGGGTGGTTGGTCACCcacctgatttttttttgcttttatttatttatttattttaagtttgagaaaaacaaatggttttttttttgagaaaatcttaTGCTTGCCACGGGAATAGcaatttctctcattttttagaggaatgactattcctttttttttttgataacgtaggagaactttactcagattaattgcacgtcgcaaacgcatactatacaacaatcctcactgttaatcaaactcctactgATAACTGACCCTACCCGCCAGAACTAGTTACCAGGTAATCCAAGAACTTTCACCCCTGATgggctaagcagtttatcctcatgcccaGGAGGCAAGAGGAATGACTATTCCTGTGTGTAAGGAATTAGTGATTCCCACATAAATCACTATTCCTAATAATAGACTTTtgccaaacaaaagaatgactattccatagAAATAGCCATTCCATTTCAGGGGCTATTTGGCGAGCAAAACGGGCCCTGAGAGCCTCATCACCAAAACTTGTTATGAACTAGCTTCCagtaaaaaataagacaaagtTTACCACTATAATATCCAATAATAAGGGGGCCAATTGTGTGGTTACTATTATCCAAAAGCTTGCTCTTTCTGAAGTATTTTATGTCCTCTAAACAGGGTATACGGAAACAATTGTGAATGAGCATAATTACCGAAACACATGGTAAATTGGTCATCCATTTAATTGTCCAGCCAGATACATTCTTTGAACCCCATAGAATGAGCATGACAAGCACACTCATATGAATTCTAGTCGACTACAGCAGGTTCTACCGTATAtctagaccaaaaaaaaagcaaggattttttgtttaattggcACCAAAGGCAAGGATTCTATAGTACAAACAAAAGAACAGCTagcaaattctctctctcactcacacaATGCATCCGCACTCGAACTCcaataccaaaacaaaaaacaaaaaaaacatgaattatATTAGAACATTCTACTATGATTCAAAAGGAAGGGTTCAATAAAGCAAGTAAAACACCAACAATGCCTTTTGGATCCAGCATAAGAAACAAGCAGCCTATAGAAGCAATTAcatattgaaagaaaattaaccATATTTACTTGTGATTAACATCTATAACCAATTCAGCAATGATCTACCTTCCAATATTATACTGAATATCAATAAATCTTCTTGCAAGGAGGTGGGCAAATTGGAAATCACGAAAAATATTggagtaaagaaaaaaaacgtaCATTGAGATGTAAATCCAATCTTGAAACGAGTGGCCAGCACTAAGCACCTGTTGAATGAAAATGCTAACAATACAATAGTGCATTAGTCTATTTATGTTTTGTACATATACATATTTTGGTTCataaaacaattaagaaaaactAACATCAAAGAGCTCTAACTTGTCCTGGTCCTCAAGACTCAGTCTCATCTTCATTGTAATCATGGTTGCTACCTGCAACtgaacattaaaaataaagaaatattttaacaaaaaaagaaaaagaaaaacgtgTATTATTGAAAAACCAAACACTTGtgttcaacccatttaaaaataaCCAAATGGAAAAACTgcgttataaaaataaataaaaatgaaacaaatcgagcaaccaaaaaataattgaatagaTTATACTAGCCAAAAGAGTGAGAGACTCAGTTCCCAACAGGAATACACTCAAAAACAGGGTAACGACCACAGCAAGGTATAATCCAACAATAAAATGAGGCAAAAGATGCCATACCCAACAACCAAAAGCAACAAACACAATCAATCATATAAATGTTGTCAAAAAGGCAGGACCAAACTGCCAATCAAACTGCCATATGTGCTGACAAACATACGTGTGAAGGCTCATGGCCATATTAGCAGCTATAGTGAAATTGAAATCCCCAGTCCATGTCTAGACGATGATCCAAAGTTGTAGCTTATTTGAGTCCAAGCCATCTTTAAAAGATACTGGAATTTCTAAGAAGTGATAGGAAAATAGATAGGGAATCTATAGGCTGAGCCCCCAATGGCTTGTTCAGGTACGAGTAATTAAGGAACCTGCACTAGTCTTACTCAAGTAGTGTATAGCACAAAAGCATAAAACAAGGACAAAAAATCTACAAAGATGGAGGTCAGGAAATAAAGCACTTGATGATATTGACACAGATATGACAATTAGAAGagttcaaaaatcaaatttcaacaTGTTGGTGGCAACAAGTTTTGAATGCCACAATTTTAGAAAAGGATCACCAAAATGCATCAAGTATTTTCAGTTGATAAAATACCATTTCAAATCATAGGGGTTCCCATTATACAAACAACTGAAGATGAGAGAAGTATTTAAGAAGGGTAATCAAAGAGCAAGTTCCAGCTGATAATTAGTATTATATTTAGTATTATTGCCAAACCTGCAAACACAGGCTTAATAGTTACAGTTCAGCCTTGATCTCAattcaaacaaacaaagcttTCAATATATTACTCCAAGGTAAATTGTTTCTACACAGGAGAACAATTTGATAAATTAGCAATTATCAACCCTCTTTACAATTTTCTCTTACAAAGCATGATCACATACTTGTCAAAACTTGGACTGGTCCAACCAGGCTTACCAAAGACAGGAAGGGGGGGAGTTCGTCCTAGAAGCAAATCCTCTAAAGAAAAAATGGTACAGGGAATATATAAGCGAGTAGATTAAGTACAACATACAATTTAAGGGAGAACAACATGGTGAAtgtgtcaagaaaaaaaaaacatcaaataagTTCATCACATATtccccaaaagaagaaaaaggtcaaCATATATTATGATGTGCAAAGAGCCAAAGAGGTAATCAAGTATGCAAATTATAGACCTACATAGTATTACAATTAATGTGTTATCTTCTTATACTACCTTACTACTGATCCCCTAGTTTTCCCCAAGTACCCTGGAGAAGACAGTAACTAAGCACCTGTAGAATGAAAATGCCAACACAACAGTAGTGCAATAGTCGCTGaattatttgtatatattcatattttggtTCATAAGATAAATTTACATTTACCCCAATATCATCTCATGcctttctcttatatatatatatacttaacaATAACATGATTTCAGGAAGTTTTGTTTCCATTATCACAAAAACTCTTGAGAGAGTAGCATATTATTGTGTCAATTCTAAAATACAAACTTCTTGCAGAACTAAAATTTGTATAAGTGCTGAAACAATTAAGAAAAGCTAAAATCAAGTAACTTGCCTTTTCTTCCTATTTCCTTGCACTTGGATCAGAAGTATTTTCCTATATTTATCCCATCTTTTGCATCTAGTAGAATGAGACTCTCCAAGTATTTATCCCCAAAAAACATGCTCTCCGCAAACTTATATTTATTTCCCGAGGATGAATATTTACGAAATCCCAGCTGAGTTACACGTTGGATATTTGGTTTGTAAGAAAGAAGCTCCCCCTTTCTGTCAGTAACTAGAACTTCACCGTTTTTCCTGAAGGCTACCACCCTCTTTAATCCTTGACTAATATGAATGTCGAATAACTTAGTCCAAGATTCTCCAATGCCATACTCTTTCATGATCCATATAGAAAAAGACTCTTCCTGCTCATGTTCATTAAATGGGACAAGACAAAGTAATCCATCACGCACCGCAGCAGTCATATTCAAATTCAACTTCCTAGCAAAGCAGTTGGGCACTTCAATCTCACGAAAAACTTCATCACCCATATCAAAAACGCCACTATCACATTGCGAAAAGTGCGTTCATGTGGTGGAGTATGGGCGACCCAGTGGGATGCCCCATTGACAAAAACGGATAAGCAACGCTCATTGACAATATATGCTGGGGCAGGGGCAGCAATGTCTCGCCAACGGCCAATGTTAAGCGTATAAATCTCGACCAGCGGTGGAACCTTCATGAAATGCCCTTCAAGATATGCAAGTCTGACCAGCTTAACATCATTTGTAGATGGGTCATACCCAAATCCATGGAAATGGTTAGAAATGCCGTGGGATGAGACATTGAAGTTAGGCTGTGGAAGGCTTAGAGCTCTATGAATGGAAGGGTTCCATAGACTATAGCCATATGGCCCATATCTGCGATTAGGATCATCATAAGCAAAGCAGAGTAGCCCATTCCATGAACCTACTATGTTGGGAAGTGCAGTAAAAGAAGAATTTGTGTTGAATGGGCAGTTCAAGTGGATGAAGTTACTATTTCGACCAAATGATCCATCATCAGAGCGCAGACTAAAGTTGTGGTACTGTCTAAATACAACCACATCAATGAAAACTGTTTGCACGTACCGAAAGAGAATTCGGCTGCTCCTATTGATGTAATCGCTTCGAGAGAGAGTTCGGCTGGTGTGGGCAGCGATGAAGGCGTTGCTGGAGATTAGAGAAAACCAGTCCTTGCAAACGCACCTGAACCTCGCCAGTGACTTCACAGGGAGTCTTATGAGGATTTCGACCACCACTTCTTTTGTGACATAATCTAACATttcctttgcttcttcttcttcttcttccatttctTCCTTCTAAGATAATCTTCTTCTAGTTTTCGAAATCAAAGAGAGGCGCGAAAGAGCAGCTTCAATCTATGAATTAACATCTTTGGAATCCGCGAATTGGTAGTTTGAGCAAGATGATTATGACAGATTCGAACACCCTTTGTGATTGCCCTTTCAACACTTGCACAGGGGGCGTTCTATATATGCAGGTGGCCGATGAACAATAGCAAATGTGCAAGGGAAGATGTAGGTGTGAGTATTCTGTGTTACAGTGGGTGaagtaaatggaaggtagaagaagaagaagaaagaagctgAAAAGGGATGAGGTGGTGGACCGAATAAACAAAacctttgtttttatttgttaaaaaccTCTGGTCTCTTTACACACTGTTTattctttgctttttatttatttattatttatttgtttttttttttttgcttggagttttgaagatcagaTCTGCAACCACCCATCCACCTTTGTCATCAACGTGCCTCTTCTCCACCTTTTATGGGTCTCCTCTCTTTCACCCTATGTCTCTAGTCCTAACAATGATAGCTTCACGTGCCACCACTACCATGAGTCTTTTACAGCAGATTCGTACTCTTTTGAATATCTCAAATCCGGATCTGGGCTTCAACAAAATTCAAGCTGGTTAGGCTTTAAACTCACtatctttgaaaaaaatttaggagaaactttactaaggaccctcaaactttcacccgttttgaaatacctcctctgaacttcaaaatctctcaatttagtcctctgaacttttaattgctttcaatttggacccctccgtcagattttaaacgtcacatgacgtttatacccctgacttttgtataaaatttcaacttctaaaacgtttttttattt
This window of the Corylus avellana chromosome ca5, CavTom2PMs-1.0 genome carries:
- the LOC132181771 gene encoding F-box/kelch-repeat protein At3g23880-like, with product MLIRRLKLLLSRLSLISKTRRRRRRRRRRFSKKEKVNSLPNEVVEEILIRLPVKSLVRFRCVCKDWFSLISSNAFIAAHTSRALSRSDYINKSNRVLFRYVGTVFLKYFPPRHFQYFSLRSDDGSFGRNRNFIHLKYPFDITSTLDILPNIVGSWNALFCFAYDNPYRRYGYSLWNPSIHRALSLPDPNFTLWSKSLHICKHFHGFGYDPSTNDVKLVRLAYHGLPIPKVPPLVEIYTLNTGCWRAITSPAPSYIVRDRCLSVFVNRASHWVALTAPGERTFRNVIVAFDMGDEVFREIAMPNCFVGKFYLNMTVAVRDGLLCLVPFNQQEQEQSVSLWIMKEYGIGESWTKLFNIHISGLKRVVAFRQNGEVLVTNRNVELLSYEPNIQRVTQIKFCKFSSSEIKTRFVECLFFWDKYLESLVLLNAKDGVSGGTANTSYASARKGKFAYSITSLALCTSYYMLTFFLFWGICDELI